The following coding sequences are from one Arachis hypogaea cultivar Tifrunner chromosome 7, arahy.Tifrunner.gnm2.J5K5, whole genome shotgun sequence window:
- the LOC112702389 gene encoding uncharacterized protein isoform X3, with the protein MFSHCGYGFVYIHQVPSKGGSSPSDARSCVSSVRDAYGNGIKGDVDHEYLAMDQSVPFPDGGYYGYYYPGYGGFFEEPDNQGYYVGADAVDLQYPVHLFFKLPLALEHHVLGQVLPMPQRR; encoded by the exons ATGTTTTCTCACTGTGGTTACGGTTTTGTATATATTCATCAGGTTCCTTCAAAGGGTGGAAGCTCTCCATCAGATGCAAGATCATGTGTGTCATCTGTAAGAGATGCATATGGGAATGGTATAAAAGGAGATGTGGATCATGAGTACCTTGCTATGGATCAGAGTGTTCCTTTTCCTGATGGTGGCTATTATGGCTACTACTATCCAG GTTATGGTGGTTTCTTTGAAGAGCCAGATAATCAAGGATACTATGTTGGTGCTGATGCAGTTGATCTTCAGTATCCT GTACACTTATTTTTTAAGTTACCCTTGGCATTGGAACATCATGTGCTGGGTCAAGTTCTTCCTATGCCCCAAAGGAGGTAA
- the LOC112702389 gene encoding uncharacterized protein isoform X6, with protein MDQSVPFPDGGYYGYYYPGYGGFFEEPDNQGYYVGADAVDLQYPVHLFFKLPLALEHHVLGQVLPMPQRRFRYFPCYHSFNKVKCLLSSLTMRKILIFFKC; from the exons ATGGATCAGAGTGTTCCTTTTCCTGATGGTGGCTATTATGGCTACTACTATCCAG GTTATGGTGGTTTCTTTGAAGAGCCAGATAATCAAGGATACTATGTTGGTGCTGATGCAGTTGATCTTCAGTATCCT GTACACTTATTTTTTAAGTTACCCTTGGCATTGGAACATCATGTGCTGGGTCAAGTTCTTCCTATGCCCCAAAGGAG GTTTCGTTACTTCCCATGTTACCACAGCTTCAATAAAGTGAAatgccttctttcttctttaaccATGAGGAAGATCCTGATTTTCTTCAAATGCTAA
- the LOC112702389 gene encoding uncharacterized protein isoform X1, whose translation MFSHCGYGFVYIHQVPSKGGSSPSDARSCVSSVRDAYGNGIKGDVDHEYLAMDQSVPFPDGGYYGYYYPGYGGFFEEPDNQGYYVGADAVDLQYPVHLFFKLPLALEHHVLGQVLPMPQRRFRYFPCYHSFNKVKCLLSSLTMRKILIFFKC comes from the exons ATGTTTTCTCACTGTGGTTACGGTTTTGTATATATTCATCAGGTTCCTTCAAAGGGTGGAAGCTCTCCATCAGATGCAAGATCATGTGTGTCATCTGTAAGAGATGCATATGGGAATGGTATAAAAGGAGATGTGGATCATGAGTACCTTGCTATGGATCAGAGTGTTCCTTTTCCTGATGGTGGCTATTATGGCTACTACTATCCAG GTTATGGTGGTTTCTTTGAAGAGCCAGATAATCAAGGATACTATGTTGGTGCTGATGCAGTTGATCTTCAGTATCCT GTACACTTATTTTTTAAGTTACCCTTGGCATTGGAACATCATGTGCTGGGTCAAGTTCTTCCTATGCCCCAAAGGAG GTTTCGTTACTTCCCATGTTACCACAGCTTCAATAAAGTGAAatgccttctttcttctttaaccATGAGGAAGATCCTGATTTTCTTCAAATGCTAA
- the LOC112702389 gene encoding uncharacterized protein isoform X2, producing MVPSKGGSSPSDARSCVSSVRDAYGNGIKGDVDHEYLAMDQSVPFPDGGYYGYYYPGYGGFFEEPDNQGYYVGADAVDLQYPVHLFFKLPLALEHHVLGQVLPMPQRRFRYFPCYHSFNKVKCLLSSLTMRKILIFFKC from the exons ATG GTTCCTTCAAAGGGTGGAAGCTCTCCATCAGATGCAAGATCATGTGTGTCATCTGTAAGAGATGCATATGGGAATGGTATAAAAGGAGATGTGGATCATGAGTACCTTGCTATGGATCAGAGTGTTCCTTTTCCTGATGGTGGCTATTATGGCTACTACTATCCAG GTTATGGTGGTTTCTTTGAAGAGCCAGATAATCAAGGATACTATGTTGGTGCTGATGCAGTTGATCTTCAGTATCCT GTACACTTATTTTTTAAGTTACCCTTGGCATTGGAACATCATGTGCTGGGTCAAGTTCTTCCTATGCCCCAAAGGAG GTTTCGTTACTTCCCATGTTACCACAGCTTCAATAAAGTGAAatgccttctttcttctttaaccATGAGGAAGATCCTGATTTTCTTCAAATGCTAA
- the LOC112702389 gene encoding uncharacterized protein isoform X5: MVPSKGGSSPSDARSCVSSVRDAYGNGIKGDVDHEYLAMDQSVPFPDGGYYGYYYPGYGGFFEEPDNQGYYVGADAVDLQYPVHLFFKLPLALEHHVLGQVLPMPQRR; encoded by the exons ATG GTTCCTTCAAAGGGTGGAAGCTCTCCATCAGATGCAAGATCATGTGTGTCATCTGTAAGAGATGCATATGGGAATGGTATAAAAGGAGATGTGGATCATGAGTACCTTGCTATGGATCAGAGTGTTCCTTTTCCTGATGGTGGCTATTATGGCTACTACTATCCAG GTTATGGTGGTTTCTTTGAAGAGCCAGATAATCAAGGATACTATGTTGGTGCTGATGCAGTTGATCTTCAGTATCCT GTACACTTATTTTTTAAGTTACCCTTGGCATTGGAACATCATGTGCTGGGTCAAGTTCTTCCTATGCCCCAAAGGAGGTAA
- the LOC112702389 gene encoding uncharacterized protein isoform X4 produces MPSFFFNHEEDPDFLQMLRDQFSNIDKADWVLYNSFYKLEKQENVNTRHPQLLYESKLYRILQGRTRSAEQSRLQRRTGANLFDRAEERGNGEFDGAARASLTAQQGRRRRR; encoded by the exons atgccttctttcttctttaaccATGAGGAAGATCCTGATTTTCTTCAAATGCTAAGGGATCAGTTTTCTAACATTGACAAAGCTGATTGGGTCCTTTACAATAGCTTCTACAAGCTGGAAAAACAG GAAAATGTCAACACAAGACATCCTCAGTTGCTGTATGAGTCCAAGTTGTACAGGATTCTCCAGGGAAGAA CAAGAAGTGCAGAACAGAGCAGACTACAGAGGAGAACTGGAGCTAACCTGTTTGACAGAGCAGAAGAGCGAGGCAACGGCGAGTTCGACGGCGCAGCAAGGGCGAGTTTGACGGCGCAGCAAGGGCGACGGCGACGGCGATGA